The stretch of DNA TGACGATAACGCCGTGTGAACCTCGTTAGCTTTGCCACTGGGTCACCGCCGAACCCCAGCAACATAGCGCATGTGACGGTCTCCGTCCCAAGGAGACGCTGCTCTTATCAGTTAGTCACGCGAGCGAAGGTGCAGAATCGCGCTCCACAAAACTCCGCCTCGCAAACTCCTCCGCTGGCCGGGCAAGGGAGAGGTTCTGCGTCTCGCTCAAAGCGAGCACGCTTTGCGTACCGAACCCTACGGACTTATGCTGTGGCAAAGAGTCGACGGTCGCTGAACCCGACGGGAGGTGAGTCGATTTTCCGTCCGTCATCCTGAGACTCTGTGAATCATTCCAGGGCGCTCCTACTCTGTGCGGGAGACGGAAAACGGCCGTTTGCCAGGTGCTCACTTACCTCGGAATGACGAACCAAAGACGGCAGCCTTCACTCGGCATGACAATCAGTGACATCAGTAAGATCGTGCCAGCGGCGCTATAGTCGCGGACAGGAACGAGCGCCCGCGACTAGAAAAACTTCTTCAGCTGATCGAGCGGATTCGGCGGCGGATTGTTGTTGCCGCCCCCGCCTCCACCGCCGTTATCGCCGCCGCCCAGCAAGCCGCCCAAGCCCTTCTTGCCCAGGAACTTGTTGATCGCCTTTTGCCCCTGCGCCTCGACTGCCCGGCTTCCCGCCTGCTGCACGAGTTGCTGCACGTCGGGCAGAACGCGAGGCTTGGGCAATTGGCCGACGACCTGCAGCGGGATACTAACTTCGCCGTTGTTGTTCGTGACGTACACGATATTCTGCCGCTCACCAACCAGCTCCTGGGTGAACGGACGCGAGAGCGTGATTATCGCAGCCAGGTCGATGTTCTTGTCCATGTCGAACCAGCCGTCGCCGGTCATCCCGTAGTCAACGTTCTTGATAACGATGTCGTGCGAGGTCAGCCGCGGTCCTTGCAGCACGAAGCTCAGGCTCGCGCTCTGGATGTCGGTGTCGGGGTTCGAGAACAACTCGGGATGCTTTGCGATGATCGCGGGCGAAATCAGGTTGCCGATCCCCGGCAGGTTCTGGACCTTCTTCAGCGCATCCGCCGCCACGTTGACGCCGACCAGCTTGCCGTTGGCGAGCGCGACGCGGCCATTGCCGCGGAAGGTCGGCTTCATCTGGTCGAAGGTTCCGGCCACGCCGGACACAGTGATGTTGCCGGTCACCGATCCGCGCACCATCCCCGCCGCTTTCGAGTCCTGCGATTGCAGCGCCTGCTGCACATCGATGCGCGAGAAGTTGATCGCGGTATTGAAAGGCGCCTTGGCCGCGAGCTGCGTGTCGGCCGTCGCCGCGATCGAGCCTGAGAACGCATTCACCCGAAGCGACGTGACACGCGCGCTCTTGCCCGCAAGTGAACCGTCGAGCGCGAGACTTTGATAAGCGACTTTCGCGAGATTGCCCGAGGCCGAGGTAACGTGCGCATTCACGGCCGGGCCTGCATCGCTCATCGCGACCGAGCCGTTCGAGGCAAGTTGATTTATCTGCTCATCCGGCGGCCGGCTCGGCACGAGATCGGCCAGATGAATCGCGTCGGCATTGAGCTGATACGTCAGCCGCACCGGCTGAATCGACTCGACGTGACTGCTGAGCGTTCCGTGGGATTGACCGAGATTGAATGTCAGTGGACCGACCTCTGCGGTGTTGCCCGCGAGCTTAATCGTGCCGCTGAGACCGCCGAGTGGCGGCGCTTTCTGATCCGGTATCGCGAGCGCGACCGACGTGAGGACCACGGTGCCATTCGCCGACGGTTTGCCCCCAACGAGCGCGGCGTTCACGTGAACTTCGGTCTTGCCGCTGAGATCATATTTCGCGATCGGCGGAACCAGCTTGCCCAGCGGGGC from Candidatus Binataceae bacterium encodes:
- a CDS encoding AsmA family protein — encoded protein: MRKAITIVFILLGLVFIGVFGVLLYAYFNLNSIIADNQGRVLAAVSNALGRDVQAGAIKASLGWGVSAEVSDLKVADDPAISQQPFIQADTVSAKLNLMPLLSRHLDITEVVLEKPVINVIQASDGQLNVSTIGKKHEEHVAPPQPTGAEQGGAAGGTPLEGAGGEKKPGALPSLYVKNFTVEDGQLVFEQQATGTKLTVNSIELHVRNFAFDQAFEVDLAMAALGDKSNVNVSANVGPVMQAGALNVDAIPLSAKVSVGPIDFDSLKSIAMLAKSIPPKLTIAQPLSVDATADGTVAAIKFTATTDLTANQISFGDTFSKPASLPLKVSADGTRNGAKIEIALAEVTLGDIDLKATDIRLAPMSARVDTDSFDLAPLGKLVPPIAKYDLSGKTEVHVNAALVGGKPSANGTVVLTSVALAIPDQKAPPLGGLSGTIKLAGNTAEVGPLTFNLGQSHGTLSSHVESIQPVRLTYQLNADAIHLADLVPSRPPDEQINQLASNGSVAMSDAGPAVNAHVTSASGNLAKVAYQSLALDGSLAGKSARVTSLRVNAFSGSIAATADTQLAAKAPFNTAINFSRIDVQQALQSQDSKAAGMVRGSVTGNITVSGVAGTFDQMKPTFRGNGRVALANGKLVGVNVAADALKKVQNLPGIGNLISPAIIAKHPELFSNPDTDIQSASLSFVLQGPRLTSHDIVIKNVDYGMTGDGWFDMDKNIDLAAIITLSRPFTQELVGERQNIVYVTNNNGEVSIPLQVVGQLPKPRVLPDVQQLVQQAGSRAVEAQGQKAINKFLGKKGLGGLLGGGDNGGGGGGGNNNPPPNPLDQLKKFF